The Spirochaetota bacterium genome includes a region encoding these proteins:
- a CDS encoding sensor domain-containing diguanylate cyclase → MSIKRVSKGRIKRTTGKSVRSSYELTKMRRQLKRKNRGFSIIRNLADFLHTLEPNQNEILDVMMIRFAIEAVSADRGSLLVMDKSKNKLYYKYTFTYKDGRLDLASHSSKLIGVEYAPGESLAGVSYEGKEILVVKDVEKDERYSTKVDRILRARARSVICIPLMVQEEVVNVIELARYDGGRPFDHDDIETLKIITNFTATTMDRLTLFVWAITDSLTKISNIHYFMKIFESEVKRSKRYNTNFSLILLDIDNFKDVNDTHGHQEGDHALSRLSRILVSCTRDDIDLPARYGGDEFVILLPSTTKTDAKYVAQKILQEVNAENQKPENSAIPFTVSIGISTFPEDGDTSTTLFESADKALYKSKNAGKNTYSTLT, encoded by the coding sequence ATGAGCATTAAACGCGTCAGTAAGGGCAGGATAAAACGCACGACCGGTAAAAGCGTCCGCTCATCCTACGAACTCACGAAGATGCGCCGCCAGTTGAAGCGTAAGAACCGCGGTTTCAGCATCATCCGCAATCTTGCCGATTTCCTCCATACGCTTGAACCCAATCAGAACGAGATACTCGATGTCATGATGATACGCTTCGCCATAGAGGCGGTGTCCGCCGACCGCGGATCGCTCCTCGTCATGGATAAGTCGAAGAACAAGCTCTATTATAAATATACGTTCACCTACAAGGATGGCCGGCTGGACCTGGCGAGCCACAGCAGCAAGCTCATTGGCGTCGAATATGCGCCGGGGGAGAGCCTCGCCGGTGTGAGCTATGAAGGCAAGGAGATCCTCGTTGTAAAGGACGTTGAAAAAGACGAGCGATACAGCACCAAGGTGGACCGCATACTGCGTGCCAGGGCGCGTTCGGTCATCTGCATACCGCTCATGGTGCAGGAAGAAGTGGTGAACGTCATCGAGCTCGCGCGCTACGACGGCGGGCGGCCGTTCGATCATGACGATATCGAGACGCTCAAGATAATCACGAACTTCACCGCGACGACGATGGACCGGCTCACGCTCTTCGTATGGGCCATTACCGACAGCCTCACCAAGATATCGAACATACATTATTTCATGAAGATATTCGAGAGCGAAGTGAAGCGGTCGAAACGGTATAATACCAATTTCTCGCTCATACTGCTCGATATCGATAATTTCAAGGATGTGAACGACACGCACGGCCACCAGGAAGGCGATCACGCCCTCTCGCGGCTTTCGCGCATCCTCGTTTCCTGCACCCGCGACGATATCGATCTGCCCGCCCGCTACGGCGGCGATGAGTTCGTGATACTGCTCCCCTCGACGACGAAGACGGATGCGAAGTACGTCGCCCAGAAGATACTCCAGGAAGTGAACGCGGAGAACCAGAAGCCGGAGAACAGCGCCATCCCGTTCACCGTGAGCATCGGCATTTCGACGTTCCCCGAGGATGGGGATACATCGACGACGCTTTTCGAATCCGCTGACAAAGCGCTTTACAAATCTAAGAATGCCGGGAAGAATACGTACAGCACGCTGACCTGA
- a CDS encoding OmpA family protein produces MKRSILMIILFGIACSAAFGYKLRWDVPAGKRLEVVKTADVEVFINSKFKERYEERNIIDLTCYARTPEGGKFKGAFSVFRRKEKQSVFTLDARYFSDFLISPTGQFTVPKEYVMPNVRDVPAFPDEDVTVGSSWTEAAQDILLEPYLAMNVSVDYFFSATERENGTNVGTIDYRYTIDKDLTQKRFPANYPAKIYGFDYTTLRWDLDRNLPMESDESYRIMFVMGDLRSGYQSMEYKMNIRSFYRVYDRFDGAAQEEEKRAIEKNIPRDSGVTVATNERGIVLRLGELLFDTDSYRLRPDASRALDAIQNVLKERYPDREIIVEGHTDNTGSSQYNRTLSENRAQTVAEAIKKALNTDKLSFRGYGKDAPIAENSTPDGRQKNRRVDVIIKLN; encoded by the coding sequence ATGAAGCGCTCCATTCTCATGATCATTTTATTCGGCATCGCATGCTCCGCGGCATTCGGCTACAAGCTCCGCTGGGATGTCCCCGCGGGCAAGCGGCTTGAGGTCGTCAAGACCGCCGACGTGGAAGTGTTCATCAATTCCAAATTCAAAGAGCGCTACGAAGAACGGAACATCATCGATCTCACCTGTTACGCGCGCACCCCTGAAGGCGGGAAATTCAAGGGCGCCTTCTCGGTGTTCCGCCGCAAGGAGAAGCAAAGCGTTTTCACGCTCGACGCACGCTACTTTTCCGACTTTCTCATCTCCCCCACCGGGCAATTCACGGTTCCGAAAGAATATGTCATGCCCAATGTGCGCGATGTACCTGCGTTCCCCGATGAGGACGTTACGGTCGGTTCATCATGGACGGAGGCCGCACAGGACATACTCCTTGAGCCGTATCTCGCCATGAACGTGAGCGTGGATTATTTTTTCAGCGCCACCGAGCGCGAGAACGGGACGAATGTCGGCACTATCGACTACCGCTACACCATCGACAAGGACCTCACGCAGAAGCGCTTCCCGGCGAATTATCCGGCGAAGATATACGGCTTCGACTACACTACGCTCCGATGGGACCTCGACCGCAATCTGCCGATGGAGTCCGATGAATCCTATCGCATCATGTTCGTCATGGGAGACCTGCGTTCGGGCTATCAGAGCATGGAATACAAGATGAACATACGGAGCTTCTACCGCGTCTACGACCGTTTCGACGGGGCTGCGCAGGAAGAGGAGAAACGGGCGATAGAAAAGAACATCCCCAGGGACAGCGGCGTAACGGTCGCCACCAATGAGCGGGGCATCGTGCTCCGTCTCGGCGAGCTTCTCTTCGACACCGATTCCTATCGCCTGCGGCCGGACGCCTCGCGTGCGCTCGATGCGATACAGAACGTCCTTAAGGAGCGATACCCCGACCGCGAGATCATCGTCGAAGGGCATACGGACAATACGGGGAGTTCGCAATACAACAGAACGCTCTCTGAGAACCGCGCACAGACCGTCGCCGAAGCGATAAAGAAGGCGCTCAATACCGATAAGCTGTCGTTCCGCGGCTACGGCAAAGATGCGCCGATAGCAGAGAACAGCACGCCCGACGGAAGACAGAAGAACCGCCGCGTGGATGTTATCATCAAACTGAATTGA
- the gltA gene encoding NADPH-dependent glutamate synthase, translating to MSDVKVKPGSIPRQHMPEQKPADRVKNFDEVLFGFDEETAVLEASRCLQCKNAPCKAGCPARVLIPEFIDLIRNRKFLDAAKKLKETNSLPAVCGRVCPQETQCETPCVLSKKFEPVSIGKLEMFAADFERKMRALPEPVSVPKNGHSVGIVGGGPAGIACAGDLIRMGYDVIVYEALHQIGGVLVYGIPEFRLSNDTVDYEVENLKKLGVVFRTNTPVGLVISMEELLAKHDALFVGTGAGLPQFLSIDGENLNGVYSANEYLTRVNLMSAYLFPEADTPVIRHKRMAVLGGGNVAMDACRTALRLGAEAVYCIYRRTEVEMPARVEEVHHAKEEGVIFKLLRAPIAIVDNGNGFVGGIKTQEMVLGEPDEKGRRKPVPVEGSYETFEVDGVVVAIGNNPNPLIARSTPEIQTNKWGNIIVDEKHMTAMPGVFAGGDISRGAATVILAIGDGKDAATSMDAYIKQKKQ from the coding sequence ATGAGCGACGTAAAAGTCAAACCGGGAAGCATTCCCCGCCAGCATATGCCGGAGCAGAAACCTGCCGACCGGGTGAAGAATTTTGACGAAGTGCTCTTCGGCTTTGACGAAGAGACGGCCGTCCTGGAGGCATCGCGCTGCCTCCAGTGCAAGAACGCCCCCTGCAAGGCCGGCTGTCCCGCGCGCGTACTCATCCCGGAGTTCATCGATCTCATCAGGAACAGGAAATTCCTCGACGCAGCGAAAAAGCTCAAGGAAACGAATTCGCTCCCCGCGGTATGCGGCCGTGTCTGCCCGCAGGAAACGCAATGCGAAACGCCCTGCGTACTCTCGAAGAAATTCGAGCCCGTGTCCATCGGCAAGCTTGAGATGTTCGCCGCGGACTTCGAGCGAAAGATGCGTGCACTGCCGGAGCCGGTGAGCGTTCCGAAGAACGGCCATTCCGTCGGTATCGTCGGCGGCGGCCCTGCCGGCATAGCCTGCGCAGGCGACCTCATACGCATGGGGTACGATGTTATCGTCTATGAAGCGCTCCACCAGATCGGCGGCGTGCTTGTGTACGGCATCCCTGAATTCCGTTTATCCAATGACACCGTCGACTACGAGGTGGAGAACCTGAAAAAGCTCGGCGTTGTCTTTAGAACGAACACACCCGTCGGGCTTGTGATATCAATGGAAGAGCTCCTTGCGAAGCACGATGCCCTCTTCGTCGGCACGGGCGCCGGGCTCCCGCAATTCCTCAGCATCGACGGCGAGAACCTGAACGGCGTCTATTCTGCGAATGAATATCTCACCCGGGTGAATCTCATGTCCGCATACCTTTTCCCGGAAGCGGACACACCGGTCATACGTCACAAGCGCATGGCGGTACTCGGCGGCGGCAATGTGGCGATGGACGCCTGCCGAACGGCGCTTCGTCTCGGGGCAGAGGCGGTATACTGCATCTATCGGCGCACCGAGGTGGAAATGCCCGCACGCGTCGAGGAAGTGCATCACGCGAAAGAAGAAGGCGTCATCTTCAAGCTCCTCCGCGCACCTATCGCCATCGTCGACAACGGGAACGGCTTCGTCGGCGGCATCAAAACGCAGGAGATGGTGCTCGGCGAACCGGACGAAAAGGGCAGACGCAAACCCGTCCCTGTGGAAGGCTCGTACGAGACGTTCGAAGTGGACGGCGTGGTCGTGGCCATCGGCAATAATCCCAATCCGCTCATCGCGAGATCGACACCAGAGATACAGACCAACAAATGGGGCAATATCATCGTCGATGAGAAACACATGACGGCAATGCCGGGCGTGTTCGCCGGCGGCGATATTTCCCGCGGCGCAGCGACGGTGATACTCGCCATCGGCGACGGCAAGGATGCGGCGACGTCGATGGACGCGTACATCAAACAGAAAAAGCAATAG
- a CDS encoding peptidoglycan DD-metalloendopeptidase family protein produces MDDTSHTMVSELPRMTVRTRVVHGATKGFLAIFTASERILLPAFQLLLAKKERLRSSLSLIATITILLLAVITVKLLSLGAVGNDETPLVSDFYRQITSGMSASSLYSVGGLTYEAPKLKLSRYKVMPSDNLWLISKRTGLRMDTIISINKLNSAVGIHAGMTLLIPNRNGIMYTAREKDTLASIAEKYTADKGEILKANEMRTDEISKGDMLFIPGGRLSNLERAERLGILFMCPLPPYYKFTGGFGMRRDPFTRVMAFHKGIDLGYYEGAPVFAAKEGQVVFVGDKPGYGNVVIIQHPGGYSSYYGHLSAFATGYGANVPAGKVIGYVGSTGYSTGSHVHFEIRKDGRAIDPLSVTSLR; encoded by the coding sequence ATGGACGATACATCACACACAATGGTTAGCGAACTCCCGCGGATGACCGTACGCACGCGCGTGGTGCACGGCGCAACGAAGGGCTTTCTTGCGATCTTTACGGCATCCGAACGCATTCTCCTCCCCGCGTTCCAGCTCCTCCTCGCAAAAAAAGAGCGGCTGCGCTCATCGCTTTCGCTCATCGCCACGATCACCATACTGCTCCTCGCCGTGATAACCGTGAAACTGCTTTCGCTCGGTGCCGTCGGCAACGACGAAACGCCGCTCGTTTCCGATTTCTACCGGCAGATAACATCGGGCATGAGCGCATCATCGCTCTATTCGGTCGGCGGGCTCACCTATGAAGCGCCGAAGCTGAAGCTTTCCCGCTACAAGGTGATGCCGAGCGATAATCTCTGGCTCATCTCCAAGCGTACGGGACTCCGCATGGACACCATTATCAGCATCAATAAGCTCAACAGCGCCGTGGGCATACATGCGGGCATGACGCTCCTCATCCCCAACCGCAACGGGATAATGTACACCGCGCGGGAAAAGGACACGCTCGCTTCGATCGCCGAGAAATATACCGCCGATAAGGGCGAAATATTGAAAGCGAATGAAATGCGCACAGATGAGATATCGAAAGGCGATATGCTATTCATCCCCGGCGGTCGGTTGTCCAATCTTGAGCGTGCCGAGCGGCTCGGGATATTGTTCATGTGCCCGCTGCCACCGTACTACAAATTCACCGGCGGTTTCGGCATGCGCCGCGACCCTTTCACCAGGGTGATGGCGTTCCATAAAGGCATCGACCTCGGCTATTACGAAGGCGCGCCGGTCTTTGCGGCGAAGGAAGGACAGGTGGTGTTCGTCGGCGATAAGCCCGGGTACGGGAATGTCGTTATCATTCAGCACCCCGGCGGGTATTCATCGTACTACGGCCACTTGAGCGCTTTCGCCACAGGCTACGGCGCGAACGTTCCCGCCGGAAAGGTTATCGGGTATGTCGGCAGCACGGGATATTCCACCGGAAGCCATGTCCATTTCGAGATACGCAAGGACGGCAGGGCCATCGATCCCCTGTCCGTGACATCGCTCAGGTAG
- a CDS encoding GH1 family beta-glucosidase gives MFDYTFPKDFVWGAATAAFQVEGATDEDGRGKSTWDTFCERSGKVVDNASGRMACDHYHRYKEDVALLKSLNVNAYRFSIAWPRILPTGEGEVNRKGVEFYDRLIDELLKANITPYITLFHWDLPQALEDTYGGWRSKEVSKRFADYAAVCAQKYSDRVKNWMTINEIMCFTIMAYRDDRHAPGGHESPKVVNQSVHNALYGHGLAVNALRSNAKSRIMVGLVENLAAPWPVYRTEANDIAASKAFAALNLQRLFPIFEGTYREAFIKQCGADAPDFTPEEMKIIGTPTDLIGYNIYTGSAVRHADNDAGFEVVAFPNDFPRTVMGDWWAITPRAMYHTLRHTKEHFGDISVFITENGMAANDSETANGEVLDVGRVEYLRMHLEELSKAVNEGLNLRGYFVWSLMDNFEWSFGYSRRFGIVRVNYETMKRTPKLSAKFYADVIRECRVL, from the coding sequence ATGTTCGATTATACTTTCCCGAAAGATTTTGTCTGGGGCGCAGCGACAGCGGCATTCCAGGTCGAAGGCGCAACTGACGAGGACGGCCGCGGCAAAAGCACGTGGGATACGTTCTGCGAACGCTCGGGGAAGGTCGTCGACAATGCGAGCGGGCGCATGGCCTGTGACCATTATCACCGCTACAAAGAAGATGTCGCTCTGCTCAAGTCGCTCAATGTGAACGCATACCGCTTCTCCATCGCCTGGCCGCGCATCTTGCCGACGGGCGAAGGCGAAGTGAACAGGAAAGGCGTCGAATTCTATGACCGTCTCATCGATGAGCTCCTTAAGGCGAACATCACGCCGTACATCACGCTTTTTCATTGGGACCTCCCGCAAGCGCTCGAGGACACATACGGCGGCTGGCGGAGCAAGGAAGTATCCAAGCGCTTCGCCGACTATGCGGCCGTATGCGCGCAGAAATACTCCGACCGCGTGAAGAACTGGATGACGATAAACGAGATCATGTGCTTCACGATAATGGCCTACCGCGATGACCGCCACGCGCCGGGAGGGCATGAGTCGCCGAAAGTCGTCAATCAGAGCGTGCACAATGCACTCTACGGACACGGCCTTGCGGTGAACGCGCTGCGATCGAACGCGAAGTCGCGGATCATGGTCGGTCTTGTCGAGAATCTTGCCGCTCCCTGGCCGGTGTACCGCACCGAGGCGAACGACATCGCCGCATCGAAAGCGTTCGCAGCCTTGAATCTCCAGCGCCTATTCCCGATATTCGAGGGCACATACCGCGAGGCGTTCATCAAGCAATGCGGTGCCGACGCCCCTGACTTCACGCCAGAAGAGATGAAGATCATCGGAACTCCCACGGATCTCATCGGCTACAATATCTACACCGGGAGCGCCGTCCGTCATGCGGATAACGACGCGGGATTCGAAGTGGTAGCTTTCCCCAACGACTTTCCGCGCACGGTCATGGGCGACTGGTGGGCGATAACCCCGCGTGCGATGTATCACACGCTGCGCCATACGAAGGAACATTTCGGGGACATAAGCGTGTTCATCACCGAGAACGGCATGGCCGCGAATGACAGCGAGACGGCGAACGGCGAAGTCCTCGATGTCGGCCGCGTGGAATACCTGCGCATGCATCTTGAGGAATTATCGAAGGCCGTCAACGAGGGGCTCAATCTCCGCGGCTATTTCGTCTGGTCGCTCATGGATAATTTCGAATGGTCGTTCGGCTACTCCAGGCGATTCGGTATCGTGCGCGTCAATTACGAGACGATGAAGCGTACGCCGAAACTCTCCGCTAAATTCTACGCCGATGTGATACGGGAATGCCGCGTGCTCTAG
- the folE gene encoding GTP cyclohydrolase I FolE — MPMELEDAAHKILSAVGEDPEREGLRRTPARFSESIQYLTSGYRGSIDDILKGAVFKEDTRDMVIVKDIEFYSLCEHHIIPFFGICHIGYIPDGKVLGLSKFARVVELFSRRLQLQERLTHEIAEALMKSLKPLGIGVIIEAKHLCMMMRGVEKQGSELVTSVMLGCFRRNSNTRNEFLRLIGK; from the coding sequence ATGCCTATGGAACTAGAAGACGCCGCACACAAGATACTATCCGCTGTCGGGGAAGATCCGGAACGCGAAGGTCTCCGGCGGACGCCCGCGCGTTTTTCAGAAAGCATACAATATCTGACGAGCGGGTATCGCGGTTCCATCGACGATATACTCAAGGGCGCCGTGTTCAAAGAGGACACGCGCGATATGGTCATCGTGAAGGATATAGAGTTCTACAGCCTCTGTGAACATCATATCATCCCGTTCTTCGGCATCTGCCATATCGGCTACATACCGGACGGCAAGGTGCTCGGCCTCTCGAAATTCGCACGCGTCGTCGAGCTTTTTTCGCGGCGGCTGCAGCTGCAGGAGCGGCTCACCCATGAGATAGCGGAGGCGCTCATGAAGTCGTTGAAGCCCCTTGGCATCGGCGTCATCATCGAAGCGAAGCATCTATGCATGATGATGCGCGGGGTGGAGAAACAGGGGTCCGAGCTTGTGACAAGCGTCATGCTCGGCTGCTTCCGGCGCAACTCGAACACGCGCAATGAGTTCCTCAGACTGATAGGCAAATAA
- a CDS encoding ABC transporter permease, protein MMRFAKVIFARLEIVFAVTGEFVLLIAQTVRFTFTRKFPFKLTLSQIVRIGVGSVVVSIITSFFTGMVMALQISMALEVKMAGISQFVGAMVSKAMIKELSPVLTALVIAGRIGSAIAAEIGTMEVSEQIDALKTLNTDPVAYLVVPRFWAGVISMPLLTAIADLMGILGGGFVAYTILNINAQSYFERSTMILTLGDIAGSLIKAVVFGVFIITVACLVGFRTRGGADGVGKATTFSVVMAFMLILIGDYFLTVILKLFGM, encoded by the coding sequence ATGATGCGATTTGCAAAAGTGATATTCGCACGATTGGAAATAGTGTTCGCCGTCACGGGGGAATTCGTTCTCCTCATCGCCCAGACGGTGCGATTCACCTTCACGAGGAAATTCCCCTTCAAGCTCACCCTGTCGCAGATCGTACGCATCGGCGTCGGGTCGGTCGTCGTGAGCATCATCACATCGTTCTTTACCGGCATGGTCATGGCGCTGCAGATAAGCATGGCGCTTGAGGTGAAAATGGCGGGCATTTCGCAGTTCGTCGGTGCCATGGTTTCCAAGGCTATGATAAAGGAACTTTCTCCGGTGCTCACCGCGCTCGTCATCGCCGGGCGTATCGGGAGCGCCATTGCGGCGGAGATAGGCACCATGGAGGTGAGCGAGCAGATCGATGCGCTCAAAACGCTCAATACCGATCCGGTCGCCTACCTCGTCGTACCGCGTTTCTGGGCGGGCGTCATATCGATGCCGCTCCTCACGGCCATTGCCGATCTCATGGGCATTCTCGGCGGCGGCTTCGTCGCCTACACGATACTCAACATCAACGCGCAGAGCTACTTCGAACGCTCAACGATGATACTCACGCTCGGCGATATCGCGGGGAGCCTCATCAAAGCCGTGGTATTCGGCGTCTTCATCATCACCGTCGCCTGCCTCGTGGGTTTCCGCACCCGCGGCGGGGCCGACGGCGTCGGAAAAGCGACCACGTTCTCCGTGGTCATGGCGTTCATGCTCATACTCATCGGCGATTATTTCCTTACCGTTATCCTCAAGCTCTTCGGGATGTAG
- a CDS encoding phospho-sugar mutase produces MDARIQKRIDSWLTGPYDDATKDAIRSLLKAGDEVSLADAFYTDLDFGTGGLRGIIGVGTNRMNRYTVGKATQGLANYIMKANAVGRPVAVAYDSRNGSKEFAMEAAEIFSSNGIPVYLFTGMRPTPELSYAVRRLKCISGVVITASHNPKEYNGYKAYWETGGQVIPPHDKAIIGEVNKVSDTGVKRGDTSRITMIDKEIDEPYLNDVKSLSINPGIIAKFADTKIVYTPLHGAGAMLVPRSLANYGFTSVHPVEAQMTEDGNFSTVPSPNPEEPSALKLGIEKAKAIGAELVIATDPDCDRVGAAIRLADGTYELLSGNQIGSLIAHYILTSKKESGTLPKNGFIVKTIVTTELAAAIAKDFGVECIDVLTGFKWIADCIEQRKGKKFLFGFEESYGYLAGDFVRDKDGVVASSLLAELLVYAKSKGMTLVDYLNAMYAKYGYFYAEGISVTKKGANGQEEIKAIMAGFRADQPEMIGKNAVTRCIDYKTLTAYTHGVVSGTVALPSSDVLQYFLDDGSKITVRPSGTEPKIKFYFEVIVDVAKDARDTARAKVRAFADAIVGATGK; encoded by the coding sequence ATGGATGCACGGATACAAAAGCGTATAGATTCCTGGCTTACCGGGCCGTATGATGATGCGACGAAGGATGCGATACGTTCGCTCCTGAAGGCGGGCGATGAAGTATCACTCGCCGATGCTTTCTACACGGACCTGGATTTCGGTACCGGCGGGCTTCGCGGCATTATCGGGGTCGGTACGAATCGCATGAACCGGTATACGGTGGGGAAGGCTACCCAGGGGCTTGCCAATTACATCATGAAGGCGAATGCCGTCGGTCGACCGGTGGCGGTGGCATACGATTCGCGCAACGGCTCGAAGGAATTCGCCATGGAGGCCGCCGAGATATTCTCATCCAACGGCATACCGGTGTATCTCTTTACCGGGATGAGGCCCACACCGGAACTGTCGTATGCGGTGCGCAGGCTCAAATGCATTTCCGGCGTCGTGATAACGGCGAGCCATAATCCGAAAGAATACAACGGCTATAAGGCGTATTGGGAGACCGGCGGACAGGTGATACCCCCGCATGATAAGGCTATTATTGGTGAAGTAAACAAGGTTTCCGATACCGGCGTGAAACGCGGCGATACGAGCCGCATCACGATGATAGACAAGGAGATAGACGAGCCCTATCTCAATGACGTGAAAAGTCTTTCGATAAACCCCGGCATCATCGCGAAATTCGCGGATACGAAGATAGTCTACACGCCGCTGCATGGCGCAGGGGCAATGCTCGTGCCGCGCTCGCTCGCGAACTACGGCTTTACCAGCGTCCATCCGGTTGAAGCGCAGATGACGGAGGACGGGAATTTCTCCACGGTGCCGTCGCCCAATCCCGAGGAGCCGTCGGCGCTCAAGCTCGGTATCGAAAAAGCGAAAGCGATAGGCGCTGAGCTCGTCATCGCCACCGACCCGGACTGCGACCGCGTGGGTGCGGCGATACGCCTTGCCGATGGCACGTATGAGCTCCTTTCCGGCAATCAGATCGGGTCGCTTATCGCGCATTACATCCTTACATCGAAAAAGGAGAGCGGTACGCTGCCGAAGAACGGCTTTATCGTGAAAACGATCGTGACCACCGAGCTTGCAGCAGCCATAGCGAAGGATTTCGGCGTAGAATGCATCGATGTCCTTACCGGGTTCAAATGGATAGCGGACTGCATCGAGCAGCGGAAAGGCAAGAAGTTCCTCTTCGGCTTCGAGGAGAGTTATGGATATCTTGCCGGCGATTTCGTCCGCGATAAGGACGGCGTCGTGGCAAGTTCGCTCCTTGCCGAGCTCCTTGTCTATGCAAAATCGAAGGGAATGACGCTTGTGGACTACCTGAACGCGATGTACGCGAAATACGGCTATTTCTACGCCGAAGGCATTTCGGTGACGAAAAAAGGTGCGAACGGACAGGAAGAGATCAAGGCCATAATGGCGGGATTTCGGGCAGATCAGCCGGAAATGATAGGAAAGAACGCGGTGACGCGATGTATTGACTATAAAACGCTTACGGCGTATACTCACGGCGTCGTATCGGGAACGGTAGCATTGCCGTCGTCGGACGTGCTTCAGTATTTCCTGGATGACGGCAGCAAGATAACGGTGCGCCCGTCGGGGACGGAGCCGAAGATAAAGTTCTATTTTGAGGTCATTGTGGACGTCGCAAAAGATGCGCGGGATACGGCACGGGCGAAAGTACGCGCTTTTGCCGATGCCATCGTCGGTGCGACGGGTAAGTGA
- a CDS encoding L,D-transpeptidase codes for MKNGYRYVFLGALFAFSVHIFGVPVLDKAYVSDIAATAAKRYGYDGKRDLIIVDVESQRLFLIKNGRIMTNYGISSSRYGEGARKLSYRTPLGFHKVYDKAGAHAKVGMIFEWCKATGRISPIFTDAVDKDIDPVLTRILVLDGLEPGVNKGGDVDSRSRGIYIHGTHEEGLIGRKASHGCIRMRNADVIALFNAVPIGTIVYMR; via the coding sequence ATGAAGAATGGATATCGATATGTGTTCCTCGGCGCATTGTTCGCGTTCTCGGTGCATATCTTCGGTGTGCCTGTTCTCGACAAGGCGTACGTGAGCGATATTGCTGCGACGGCTGCGAAGCGGTACGGGTATGACGGGAAGCGCGATCTTATCATCGTGGATGTCGAATCGCAGAGGCTTTTTCTCATCAAGAACGGCCGCATCATGACCAATTACGGCATTTCATCGTCGCGATACGGTGAAGGCGCGCGGAAGCTGAGCTACAGAACACCGCTCGGTTTTCACAAGGTGTACGATAAGGCCGGCGCGCACGCGAAAGTGGGGATGATATTCGAATGGTGCAAGGCAACGGGGCGCATATCGCCGATCTTTACCGATGCTGTTGACAAGGACATCGACCCGGTGCTGACGCGCATACTCGTGCTCGACGGACTTGAGCCCGGGGTGAACAAGGGCGGCGATGTTGACTCGCGCTCGCGGGGCATCTATATACACGGCACGCATGAAGAGGGGCTTATCGGGCGCAAGGCCTCGCACGGGTGCATACGGATGCGTAATGCGGATGTGATCGCGCTTTTCAATGCCGTCCCGATCGGGACCATCGTATACATGCGGTAA